In a single window of the Rhizoctonia solani chromosome 16, complete sequence genome:
- a CDS encoding glucosidase II beta subunit-like protein, with protein sequence MTLSRPLVSLAVAWSFWIHRVQAYNSLPEDIYAYPKYTIGFLNGLPLPNVTAQQWLAYGLKGGEKEFLEQPWDQNSHGTSRPQITGGETINSDGPANSHPASHRLERMRLGPGKEYLCLIPPPDQGSPSFEDATPPPSHPSKMWSLLQPLTGKCLYFREMSHGHPHPIREHYFINFTFLFLSVRFVRYSPEGRIPQEDPEWEAYNLGVSPAAKLKGGSDVSRQAESAAANLELQRAADQRYLVQRWGDGTQCDKTGRKRQIEIQIMFVKEVSVCNYLIVIHTPRICSEPGFKSQRDSVKAAPIRCRQVVPESTVEFDRTLLESPVPRSVPPVLPILPPAPPIQKETHGNSGDKKAGPGGGKKSSTLGEDEKQAEFVKVALGALFNAHTQDRALAGKKVRVDVDGDVHELDFTEVGLDSVATGDVPDMNTLQERLAKALRAAGYDLQADGWPEEPRKGGKGKSDKKSKEDRKREEVNHQEL encoded by the exons ATGACACTGTCTCGTCCACTGGTCTCTCTAGCTGTAGCCTGGTCTTTTTGGATACACCGAGTCCAAGCTTATAATTCTTTACCTGAAGATATCTATGCGTATCCGAAATATACTATCGGGTTCTTGAACGGATTGCCGCTTCCTAATGTgactgctcagcaatggctCGCGTATGGGTTAAAAGGAGGAGAAAAGGAATTTCTGGAGCAGCCTTGGGACCAAAACTCTCATGGGACAAGCCGGCCCCAGATTACGGGTGGAGAGACGATAAACTCGGAT GGACCCGCGAACTCGCATCCAGCATCACATCGCCTAGAACGTATGCGTCTAGGCCCCGGGAAAGAATATCTCTGCCTCATACCTCCTCCGGACCAAGGCAGCCCGTCATTCGAAGATGCGACACCGCCGCCTTCACATCCCAGTAAGATGTGGAGTTTATTACAGCCCCTAACTGGCAAATGCCTTTAC TTTCGCGAAATGAGCCATGGGCACCCGCATCCGATTCGTGAGCATTATTTCATCAACTTTACCTTCTTATTCTTATCCGTCCGGTTCGTTCGTTATTCTCCAGAGGGTCGTATCCCACAAGAGGATCCCGAG TGGGAAGCATACAATCTCGGTGTCTCGCCCGCGGCAAAGTTAAAGGGTGGCAGCGATGTCAGTCGACAAGCCGAATCTGCTGCCGCTAATTTAGAATTACAACGCGCTGCCGATCAACGGTACCTTGTCCAGCGCTGGGGAGACGGCACGCAGTGCGACAAGACAGGGCGCAAACGCCAAATTGAGATTCAG AtcatgtttgtcaaggaAGTTAGCGTGTGCAA TTACTTGATTGTCATCCATACCCCGCGGATCTGCAGCGAACCTGGGTTCAAGTCGCAGCGCGACAGCGTCAAGGCCGCACCTATTCGATGCCGTCAAGTCGTGCCGGAAAGCACTGTCGAATTCGATCGTACACTGCTTGAAAGCCCCGTCCCTCGCTCGGTTCCTCCTGTCCTTCCGATTCTCCCTCCTGCGCCGCCTATTCAAAAAGAAACACATGGAAACAGCGGAGATAAGAAGGCTGGGCCCGGGGGAGGCAAAAAGAGCTCGACACTTGGGGAAGATGAGAAGCAAGCCGAGTTTGTCAAGGTTGCCCTCGGGGCATTGTTCAATGCGCACACTCAGGATCGTGCACTCGCTGGGAAGAAGGTTCGAGTCGATGTCGATGGGGATGTGCATGAGCTCGACTTCACCGAGGTTGGGTTGGACTCGGTCGCGACGGGCGACGTACCTGACATGAACACATTGCAAGAGCGTCTGGCCAAGGCTCTTCGAGCAGCTGGGTACGATCTTCAGGCCGACGGATGGCCCGAGGAGCCTCGCAAGGGTGGCAAGGGCAAGAGTGACAAGAAGAGCAAGGAGGATCGTAAACGCGAGGAAGTCAACCATCAAGAACTGTGA
- a CDS encoding kynurenine 3-monooxygenase: MADKQGEFLRARKVVVVGAGPVGCLSALSFAKQGWEVEVFEARPDMRELEAKANLSLRSINLAISSRGISALCVVDPAIAERFMKNVIPMHGRMIHDNLGQCHSQLYDRDGQAINSIDRGLLNIGLLDELSSYQNIRLHFRTKLSTVDFNSRIATFSAGKNPFDVQFDLCIGADGSYSNVRRQMMRVVRMDYQQEYLPHDYIELSIPPGRGTNGKPTFLLDPNHLHIWPRHSFMLIALPNKDRSFTCTLFAPTKDLDTLDTTDKFVAWFEVHFRDALAHIGRDRLVASFERNPRNSLICVKANPYHYKDRAIIIGDAAHAMTPFYGQGLNCGLEDVRVLMNTLLSFGVSSTVSATEAPSEDKQLSQALAYYSEHRHQDLVAICDLAMGNYVEMRHSVTTPIYRLRKWIDGVLAGFTPSVPWQGLIPALAQTTFPVGAARGWISLYTMVTFRPDISYATAQRKAREQAEMVTRIGIFIIALLVLFLAFLAKYLLDL; the protein is encoded by the exons ATGGCCGATAAGCAGGGAGAATTTTTGCGGGCTCGCaaggtagtggtggtgggggCGGGTCCTGTGGGATGTTTGTCGGCGCTCTCATTCGCAAAACAAGGGTGGGAAGTCGAAGTCTTTGAGGCTCGGCCGG ATATGCGAGAACTAGAGGCCAAGGCCAACCTCTCTTTGCGATCAATAAATCTCGCCATTTCATCACGCGGCATCTCTGCCTTATGCGTAGTCGACCCCGCCATTGCCGAGCGATTTATGAAAAATGTGATTCCTATGCATGGGCGCATGATCCATGACAATCTTGGCCAGTGTCATAGTCAACTATATGATCGTGATGGCCAG GCCATCAATTCTATCGACCGCGGGCTCTTGAACATAGGACTCTTGGATGAACTTTCCAGCTATCAAAATATCCGTCTTCATTTCCGAACCAAGCTCTCGACGGTAGACTTCAACTCACGGATTGCCACTTTTTCTGCCGGCAAAAATCCCTTCGATGTTCAGTTTGACCTTTGCATTGGTGCAGACGGGAGCTACTCGAACGTGCGTCGACAAATGATGCGGGTAGTCAG AATGGATTATCAACAGGAGTATCTCCCGCATGATTATATTGAATTATCAATACCTCCTGGTCGTGGGACTAACGGTAAACCTACGTTTCTCTTGGACCCCAACCATCTTCACATATGGCCTCGGCATTCGTTCATGTTGATTGCATTACCCAACAAA GATCGAAGTTTCACATGCACCCTGTTTGCGCCCACAAAAGATCTCGATACGCTGGATACAACCGATAAATTTGTTGCATGGTTTGAGGTTCATTTTAGAGATGCCCTGGCTCACATCGGGCGCGATCGCCTCGTAGCCAGCTTCGAAAGGAACCCCCGTAACTCTCTTATATGCGTCAAA GCAAACCCTTACCATTACAAGGACAGAGCGATTATCATTGGAGACGCTGCCCATGCCATGACACCATTCTATGGGCAAGGGCTTAATTGCGGCCTAGAGGATGTCCGCGTTCTTATGAATACACTGTTATCTTTCGGGGTATCTTCGACTGTATCGGCGACGGAAGCGCCAAGCGAAGATAAACAACTTTCACAGGCACTCGCATACTATTCCGAGCACAGACACCAAGATTTGGTCGCCATATGCGACCTTGCGATGGGCAACTA TGTCGAAATGAGGCACTCGGTCACTACACCGATCTATCGGCTTCGAAAATGGATTGATGGGGTCTTGGCTGGTTTTACGCCGTCTGTGCCATGGCAGGGCTTGATTCCGGCCTTGGCCCAGACAACCTTTCCTGTAGGCGCCGCAAGGGGGTGGATATCCCTATATACCATGGTGACCTTCCGACCGGATATCAGCTATGCGACTGCGCAGCGGAAGGCCCGGGAACAGGCTGAAATGGTGACTCGAATTGGGATTTTCATAATTGCTTTATTGGTTCTTTTCCTTGCTTTCTTAGCTAAATACTTGCTGGATTTGTAG
- a CDS encoding aminotransferase class-V protein — MTDIATAEYAQQLDAQDPICRFRDEFRLPTNKGIKADLVPAELADSPCRYFVGNSLGPLPKRSQKFLDEEIEVWAMTGVEGHFRHRHGRNWKDMTYKAGRALAMLTGAKESEVITMGTLTANLHLMISTFYKPVGNRYKILCEAKAFPSDQYAFASQTRAHGYDPKDAVIELTPREGEVYLREEDILAAIQKDGSSIALVLFSGIQYYTGQWFPMEKVTKAAHDIGAICGWDLAHAIGNVPMKLHDWGADFAVWCTYKYLNSGPGGIAGLFLHDKWTEKLQTSYAGWYGHNNETRFQMGPVFDPIPGAHGFQQSNPSALNLATLLGSLELFEEAGGIDALREKAVKITGYLESLLKRSSFYRDHLDNDPKSPVHFTILTPTDPQHRGTQLSLALRPLGIMPKVFEEMQRRGVIGDERQPDVIRLAPVPLYVSYEDCLQATLILEDALKAA; from the exons ATGACTGATATTGCCACCGCTGAATACGCCCAGCAGCTTGATGCTCAAGATCCCATTTGTCGGTTCCGCGACGAATTCCGCCTGCCAACTAACAAGGGAATCAAGGCAGACCTAGTTCCTGCAGAGCTTG CGGATTCGCCATGCCGATATTTTGTTGGTAACTCACTAGGTCCCTTGCCAAAGCGATCTCAGAAATTCTTGGACGAGGAAATCGAAGTTTGGGCGATGAC AGGAGTGGAGGGTCATTTTAGACACCGCCATGGCAGGAACTGGAAAGATATGACATATAAAGCTGGCAGAGCCCTTGCCATGTTGACCG GTGCCAAGGAATCGGAAGTCATAACTATGGGGACCCTTACAGCAAACCTGCACCTTATGATTTCGACATTCTACAAGCCTGTGGGTAACCGGTACAAGATACTCTGCGAAGCCAAAGCATTTCCTTCGGACCAA TATGCCTTTGCCTCTCAAACCCGCGCTCACGGCTATGATCCCAAAGATGCCGTGATTGAACTTACGCCTCGTGAAGGCGAAGTTTATCTTCGTGAAGAAGACATACTTGCTGCAATTCAAAAAGACGGGTCGAGTATTGCATTGGTACTATTCTCGGGTATTCAATATTATACCGGCCAATGGTTCCCTATGGAGAAGGTTACCAAGGCCGCACATGATATT GGAGCCATATGCGGATGGGACCTTGCACATGCAATCGGAAACGTCCCGATGAAGCTACACGACTGGGGCGCCGACTTTGCAGTTTGGTGCACATACAAGTACTTGAACTCAGGACCTGGGGGAATCGCGGGCTTGTTTCTCCATGACAAATGGACAGAGAAGCTCCAAACCAG TTACGCGGGTTGGTACGGCCATAATAACGAAACAAGATTCCAGATGGGCCCCGTGTTCGACCCCATTCCTGGCGCCCATGGATTCCAACAATCAAACCCATCCGCTCTTAATTTGGCTACCCTTCTTGGTAGTCTTGAGCTATTTGAGGAAGCTGGCGGAATTGATGCATTACGCGAAAAAGCTGTAAAGATCACCGGATATCTGGAGTCTTTACTCAAACGTTCATCTTTCTACCGAGACCACTTAGATAATGATCCCAAATCCCCTGTTCACTTTACGATCCTCACGCCCACTGATCCCCAACACAGGGGTACTCAACTCTCTTTGGCATTGAGGCCGCTTGGAATCATGCCCAAGGTATTCGAAGAAATGCAGCGCCGAGGTGTGATCGGAGATGAGCGCCAGCCTGATGTGATTAGGCTGGCGCCGGTGCCACTCTATGTTAGCTATGAAGATTGCCTCCAGGCAACTTTAATTCTCGAGGATGCTTTAAAAGCTGCATAG
- a CDS encoding alpha/beta hydrolase family protein, giving the protein MLFWYWAWLTCWFILTLADDQLILNPLLTNKFNMTEVKILEDVEYGKDHPAQKLDVYLPPADVALGPVTVVWIHGGAWRSEDKADYKALALKIVEKSNCPVVAVNYRLSPRKEADGLAVRHPRHTLDVLDALIFIQEHGSSQLGIPQSVLDNIYLVGHSCGAHIIASIILDTESELYSIPTPSSLITSVKGVFISEGIYDIDLLLTKFPQYSDFIENAFGKLSSYKDVSPAHYKARGGCPIYWLVVHSKGDRLVNEQQAEEMWDHLWELYDDKSAHQYIEADWERLKLDHNEMLGDDEYPSMVAQFIRETVAKRAVYS; this is encoded by the exons ATGTTATTTTGGTATTGGGCCTGGCTCACTTGCTGGTTTATCCTCACTTTGGCAGACGATCAGTTAATCCTAAATCCATTGCTCACGAACAAATTCAATATGACTGAAGTCAAGATCCTTGAAGATGTGGAGTATGGGAAAGATCATCCGGCTCAGAAGCTGGACGTATACCTCCCACCAGCCGACGTCGCGCTTGGACCAGTAACTGTTGTATGGATACACGGCGGAGCATGGAGAAG CGAAGACAAGGCCGATTACAAGGCCCTTGCCTTGAAGATAGTGGAGAAATCGAATTGTCCTGTTGTGGCCGTAAACTATCGGTTATCACCACGAAAGGAGGCCGACGGTCTTGCTGTACGCCATCCTAGGCATACCCTAGACGTTCTCGACGCACTAATCTTTATTCAAGAACATGGATCGTCTCAGCTTGGTATTCCTCAATCGGTCTTGGACAACATTTATCTGGTTGGCCACTCTTGTGGCGCGCATATTATCGCATCCATCATCCTCGACACAGAGTCTGAGCTTTACAGCATCCCGACCCCCTCTTCACTGATCACTAGTGTCAAAGGAGTATTTATATCAGAGGGCATATACGACATTGACCTTCTCCTAACCAAGTTTCCCCAGTATTCCGACTTCATTGAAAATGCCTTTGGGAAGCTTTCATCGTATAAGGATGTCTCTCCAGCGCACTACAAGGCTCGGGGGGGATGCCCGATTTATTGGCTCGTGGTGCATTCCAAGGGGGATCGATTAGTCAATGAACAACAGGCTGAGGAAATGTGGGATCACCTCTGGGAGCTCTACGACGACAAATCGGCACACCAATACATTGAAGCGGACTGGGAACGCCTGAAGTTAGACCACAATGAGATGCTTGGAGATGATGAGTATCCTTCAATGGTAGCTCAGTTTATCCGCGAGACGGTAGCAAAACGGGCAGTATATTCATAA
- a CDS encoding plasma membrane proteolipid, with product MAFTASDILKIILAIILPPLGVFFERGCGADLLINILLTILGYIPGIIHALYIILKY from the exons ATGGCC TTTACCGCTAGCGACATCTTGAAGATCATTCTTGCTATCATCCTCCCACCTCTGGGTGTCTTTTTTGAGCGAGGATGCGGTGCTGATCTATTGATCAATATCTTGCTCACAATCCTTGGTTACAT TCCCGGCATCATTCACG CACTCTACATCATTCTCAAGTACTAA